CATTTTCTATCACCTACGAACTATCTTTTGAGCGCTTTTAATCGCGAAGATACACGAACAAGGTACCTGCGCGAGCGCGATTCTGGTCCGGTTTCCCGATCTGCTCCGGCGCGAGAGTCGGGGTCCGTTCGGCAGAACCAGCGTCGTGTCTGCATCAACGATGCTCAGAGTGACGTCGCAGACCACTCGATCCGTTCGTCTTTGACGGCGGACGCAATTGAGTGCGGTCTCGTTGCGATTGGGCTTCACGACTTCGGGTTCTGATCCAATGAGCCAGCTTCTGGACGCCTGTGAGTCGCGCGATTCTCTTACCGCGATGCGCACGAGCAGTACGCTCGCATCACCATGTCCACGCCCGTCGCGACGCCGGATCGGCCGAACATTTTGCTCATCACGACGGACCAGCAGCGGTTCGATGCGATGCGGTTGAACAACCCCGCCACGCCGTTGCGGACGCCGCACCTCGACGCGTTGGCGGCGAAGGGCGTCAACTTCACGCGGGGCTACACAACCTGCCCGGTCTGCATCCCGGCCAGGCGGACGCTGCTGACCGCGCATCATCCCACGTCGCACGGACTCACGCGGTATGAGGACGGCAAGAACTGGGAACCGCCGTTCACCGTGCCACAGCTCGTCGGAGACGCCGGCTACCAGACGCAACTGATCGGCAAGCTGCACCAGTGGCCGCAACGCAAGCGGTTCGGGTTCGACCACATGGTTCGGTCCGACTCGCCCAACCACCGGCCCGACTCGAAGTACCACCCGCACAACGACTACACGCACTGGCTGCAGTCGTTCGACCCCCGCATTCAGCCGAACAACCACGGCCTCAACGGCAATTCACGCGTCGCCCGGCCGTTCAACCTCGAGGAGAATTTGCATCAGACCTCGTGGCTGGCGGACGAGGCGGTCGACTTCCTGACGCGTCGGCGTGACCCGTCGATGCCGTGGTTCCTGCACCTGTCGTTCTGGGCACCGCACCCGCCACTGGTTCCGCCGCAAGCGTATTGGGGTCTGTACAAGGACCACGACGCCAAGCCCACCGTCGGCGACTGGGCACGCGGCCTGGAAGAGAGAGGCTCCGCCGGCCGACCTGTCGATGGGGCCGTCGGTCCCTTCGACGACGTTGAACTGCGACGCGCGATGGCCGGCTACTTCGGGCTGATCCAACACGTCGACGATCGCATCAACACGGTCCTGGACCGCTACTTCGAGTACGGCACGTCGCGTCGTCACGAGCCGACGCTGGTCCTCTTCACCAGCGACCACGGCGAGATGCTGGGCGACCATCATCTCTGGCGGAAGAGCCTGCCGTACGAGGGCTCGGCACATGTGCCGCTTTTCGTCACCGGTCTCAACATGGAGACGCAGTCGGGCACGAGCGACGCGTTGGTCGGCCTCGAAGACATTGCCGCGACGATCCTCGACGCCGCCGGGGCCGACGTGCCCGAGACGCTTTCGGGCGCGAACGAAGGCAAGACGCTCATGCCGTTCCTGCGCGGCCAGACGCCGCACGTCCGCGATCGCCTCTTCGGCCAAATCGAGTCGGGACGACCGTCGAATCACTACGTCGTCGAGGGCGACTTCAAGTACGTCCGCTTCCAGCAGACCGGCGAGGAGCAGCTCTTCGACGTCGTCGCCGACCCACAGGAGCGAACCGACCTCTCCGGCGACCACAGCTACCTCGGCCCAATGCGCGCCGTCCTCAACGACCACCTCGCCGCGACGGGCCAACCGGTGCCGGACGACGCCGACCTGCGTCCCTGCGGCAACCGGTTGCCTTCGGTATTTTGAAGTCGTGACGGATGCAGCCGACAGCTTCTGAGTTACCCTTCTTGCGATGAACAGGCGAAGGGCGAAGCAGGGAGTGACGATCCTGTGGTCCGTCGGCATCGCGGCGGTGCTTCTGGTCCTGACCGCAACGGTCATGTTGCCAAGCACCAAGCGTGCGAGTCCAGATGTGATTCGGATGATTGAAGAGCGGCGGCAACTTGAGGAAGAGCAGGCCGCCACACAACCGGCCAGCCAGCCGACGACGCGATCGATCCTCGACTGGCCAGAGCCGCCGTTCGCGTCACCGCCGCTGGGGTCGACCAAGGTCTACATCCCCAATCGCGAGAGACTCGAGCGTCACCTCAAACGACCGACGACTCGGCCGGCGGGGGAAGGGGCGGCGGACGAATGACGCTCGTCTACACCATCCTCTTCGCCGGGGCGATGTTCGTCGTCATGGCGCTCATCTTCCGCCCGCTGGAGCGGGTCTTTCCGGCAAAGCCCGATCAGCCGATGCGACGGCCGGGCTTCTGGCTCGATCTCAGCTTCTTCGTCGGCCAGTACGTGCTCTGGAACGGGCTGTGCCTGTGGGTCGTCGCGATGATCGGTGGCGGCGTGCGGTGGCTCGTGCCGAGCGCGATCGTCGACACCGTCGCGAGCTGGCCGCTGTGGGTGCAGTTTCCGATCGTCATCCTGCTAGGCGACGGGCTGATCTACTGGGGCCATCGCCTTCAGCACCGTGTCGGGTTCCTCTGGCGATTCCACGCGATTCACCACTCGGCCGAGCACCTCGACTGGCTGGCGGCGCATCGGGAGCATCCGCTGGACACGATCTTCACGATCACGCTCGTGAACCTGCCGGTCTTCGCCCTCGGGTTTCCCGTCGAGGCTTTGGCGCTATTCGCAGGCTTCCGAGGGCTCTGGGCGATTTTCATCCACGCCAATGTCCGACTGCCGATCGGGCCGCTGCGTGTGCTGATCGGCGCTCCTGAGCTGCACCACTGGCACCACGACAAGGCCCGCGACGCCGGCAACTACGCGAACGTCTCGCCGATCTTCGACCTGCTTTTCGGCACGTACGTCCACCCGGGCCACGAGCCCGAGGCCTTCGGTGTCGAAGAACCCTCGCCCAAGAGCTACCTCGGGCAGCTTCTCTGGCCATTCCGACGAAAGAAGCACGCCGACGAACGACTTACGCTCGGTCGTGCCGGCGGTGACGATTGACATCCAGCACACGGACGGAGCCGCTCGAACGGGTGTCGTCACCACGCCGCACGGGCAGTTCCCGACACCGGCGTTCATGCCGGTTGGGACGCAGGGTTGCGTCAAGGGCATCACGCCGGACCGGCTGAGGGACGGTGGGGCGGGTTGCGTGCTGGGCAACACGTACC
The sequence above is drawn from the Planctomycetota bacterium genome and encodes:
- a CDS encoding sulfatase-like hydrolase/transferase; the protein is MSTPVATPDRPNILLITTDQQRFDAMRLNNPATPLRTPHLDALAAKGVNFTRGYTTCPVCIPARRTLLTAHHPTSHGLTRYEDGKNWEPPFTVPQLVGDAGYQTQLIGKLHQWPQRKRFGFDHMVRSDSPNHRPDSKYHPHNDYTHWLQSFDPRIQPNNHGLNGNSRVARPFNLEENLHQTSWLADEAVDFLTRRRDPSMPWFLHLSFWAPHPPLVPPQAYWGLYKDHDAKPTVGDWARGLEERGSAGRPVDGAVGPFDDVELRRAMAGYFGLIQHVDDRINTVLDRYFEYGTSRRHEPTLVLFTSDHGEMLGDHHLWRKSLPYEGSAHVPLFVTGLNMETQSGTSDALVGLEDIAATILDAAGADVPETLSGANEGKTLMPFLRGQTPHVRDRLFGQIESGRPSNHYVVEGDFKYVRFQQTGEEQLFDVVADPQERTDLSGDHSYLGPMRAVLNDHLAATGQPVPDDADLRPCGNRLPSVF
- a CDS encoding sterol desaturase family protein, giving the protein MTLVYTILFAGAMFVVMALIFRPLERVFPAKPDQPMRRPGFWLDLSFFVGQYVLWNGLCLWVVAMIGGGVRWLVPSAIVDTVASWPLWVQFPIVILLGDGLIYWGHRLQHRVGFLWRFHAIHHSAEHLDWLAAHREHPLDTIFTITLVNLPVFALGFPVEALALFAGFRGLWAIFIHANVRLPIGPLRVLIGAPELHHWHHDKARDAGNYANVSPIFDLLFGTYVHPGHEPEAFGVEEPSPKSYLGQLLWPFRRKKHADERLTLGRAGGDD